In the genome of Drosophila pseudoobscura strain MV-25-SWS-2005 chromosome 3, UCI_Dpse_MV25, whole genome shotgun sequence, one region contains:
- the LOC4804659 gene encoding uncharacterized protein isoform X1, whose product MKRDVSTSTIGRDEARRPLMEAYMFQRRLLLGCSMLMVISLIIWIVAISTDHWIIISGGTGIFIPESRRFFMSSHSGLWRHCRNTIVPNALTNAQVVRNFSSMSYTSQTNINDAKRNLSHMDFVKHFAEEKLNETDSFTESARRRMFAHWARGEEEDFQTFRNAFRKLVMSTEENQRQFNATAIKPIPIDPLDVNGIIARKTFGSALQRVKYNNTWSYYVIPEVAQEAIFSNWTNYPLVVRLLATYIRDINIPAFVLNDERVILILVPPLPPKRGGHTAFYSYIPNQRCKYIDMFPNSNTLRNEPGFDDEVMVGWYFLSDYIRTQASFACITLFVMSLGAVFSFYTFMNPRYMFKRLAGGIHLVAASTALVVIQVLFSSIDYTKDHLFYAYPDGAELTYGYGVYLAWFTFVDNIFCGLMFLWYSGKKKGAKAPNDEVAMADEPTIMGR is encoded by the exons ATGAAGCGCGACGTGTCCACATCGACAATTGGTCGGGACGAGGCCCGCCGTCCGCTGATGGAGGCTTACATGTTTCAGCGCCGTCTTCTGCTGGGATGCAGTATGCTGATGGTCATCTCTCTGATAATCTGGATTGTGGCCATATCAACAGATCACTGGATCATTATATCTGGCGGAACAG GCATCTTCATACCGGAGTCCAGACGCTTCTTCATGTCCTCGCACTCGGGACTGTGGCGGCATTGTCGGAACACAATCGTGCCTAATGCCTTGACCAATGCGCAGGTTGTCCGAAACTTCAGCTCGATGTCATACACATCCCAGACGAACATCAACGATGCCAAGCGCAACCTCTCACACATGGACTTCGTTAAGCACTTTGCAGAGGAAAAACTGAACGAGACGGATAGCTTCACGGAGTCGGCCCGTCGTCGCATGTTCGCGCATTGGGCACGTGGTGAAGAGGAGGATTTTCAGACGTTTCGCAATGCCTTCCGCAAGCTGGTCATGTCCACAGAGGAGAACCAGCGCCAGTTTAATGCGACAGCCATCAAGCCCATACCCATCGATCCCTTGGACGTCAATGGCATCATAGCGCGGAAGACCTTTGGCTCCGCCCTGCAGCGTGTCAAGTACAACAACACGTGGTCCTACTATGTGATACCGGAGGTGGCCCAGGAAGCTATATTCAGCAACTGGACAAACTACCCGCTGGTCGTTCGTCTCCTGGCCACCTACATTCGCGATATCAACATACCCGCCTTTGTACTTAATGATGAGCGTGTGATCCTGATACTGGTGCCGCCGCTACCGCCAAAAAGGGGCGGGCACACAGCCTTCTACAGTTACATACCCAACC AGCGCTGCAAATATATCGACATGTTCCCCAACTCCAACACACTGCGAAACGAGCCCGGCTTCGACGACGAGGTGATGG TGGGTTGGTATTTCCTTTCAGACTACATCCGAACGCAGGCATCGTTTGCCTGCATCACACTGTTCGTAATGAGCCTGGGCGCCGTCTTCTCCTTCTATACGTTCATGAATCCTCGATACATGTTCAAGCGGCTGGCCGGCGGCATTCACCTGGTGGCTGCGTCCACAGCTCTGGTTGTTATCCAGGTTCTTTTCTCATCCATTGACTACACAAAGGACCACCTGTTCTATGCATATCCGGATGGTGCGGAGTTAAC GTATGGATATGGCGTCTACTTGGCCTGGTTCACATTTGTGGATAACATTTTCTGCGGTCTAATGTTCCTGTGGTATTCTGGCAAGAAGAAGGGTGCCAAGGCGCCCAATGACGAGGTGGCCATGGCGGACGAGCCAACAATAATGGGCAGATAA
- the LOC4804659 gene encoding uncharacterized protein isoform X2: MKRDVSTSTIGRDEARRPLMEAYMFQRRLLLGCSMLMVISLIIWIVAISTDHWIIISGGTGIFIPESRRFFMSSHSGLWRHCRNTIVPNALTNAQVVRNFSSMSYTSQTNINDAKRNLSHMDFVKHFAEEKLNETDSFTESARRRMFAHWARGEEEDFQTFRNAFRKLVMSTEENQRQFNATAIKPIPIDPLDVNGIIARKTFGSALQRVKYNNTWSYYVIPEVAQEAIFSNWTNYPLVVRLLATYIRDINIPAFVLNDERVILILVPPLPPKRGGHTAFYSYIPNQRCKYIDMFPNSNTLRNEPGFDDEVMDYIRTQASFACITLFVMSLGAVFSFYTFMNPRYMFKRLAGGIHLVAASTALVVIQVLFSSIDYTKDHLFYAYPDGAELTYGYGVYLAWFTFVDNIFCGLMFLWYSGKKKGAKAPNDEVAMADEPTIMGR; the protein is encoded by the exons ATGAAGCGCGACGTGTCCACATCGACAATTGGTCGGGACGAGGCCCGCCGTCCGCTGATGGAGGCTTACATGTTTCAGCGCCGTCTTCTGCTGGGATGCAGTATGCTGATGGTCATCTCTCTGATAATCTGGATTGTGGCCATATCAACAGATCACTGGATCATTATATCTGGCGGAACAG GCATCTTCATACCGGAGTCCAGACGCTTCTTCATGTCCTCGCACTCGGGACTGTGGCGGCATTGTCGGAACACAATCGTGCCTAATGCCTTGACCAATGCGCAGGTTGTCCGAAACTTCAGCTCGATGTCATACACATCCCAGACGAACATCAACGATGCCAAGCGCAACCTCTCACACATGGACTTCGTTAAGCACTTTGCAGAGGAAAAACTGAACGAGACGGATAGCTTCACGGAGTCGGCCCGTCGTCGCATGTTCGCGCATTGGGCACGTGGTGAAGAGGAGGATTTTCAGACGTTTCGCAATGCCTTCCGCAAGCTGGTCATGTCCACAGAGGAGAACCAGCGCCAGTTTAATGCGACAGCCATCAAGCCCATACCCATCGATCCCTTGGACGTCAATGGCATCATAGCGCGGAAGACCTTTGGCTCCGCCCTGCAGCGTGTCAAGTACAACAACACGTGGTCCTACTATGTGATACCGGAGGTGGCCCAGGAAGCTATATTCAGCAACTGGACAAACTACCCGCTGGTCGTTCGTCTCCTGGCCACCTACATTCGCGATATCAACATACCCGCCTTTGTACTTAATGATGAGCGTGTGATCCTGATACTGGTGCCGCCGCTACCGCCAAAAAGGGGCGGGCACACAGCCTTCTACAGTTACATACCCAACC AGCGCTGCAAATATATCGACATGTTCCCCAACTCCAACACACTGCGAAACGAGCCCGGCTTCGACGACGAGGTGATGG ACTACATCCGAACGCAGGCATCGTTTGCCTGCATCACACTGTTCGTAATGAGCCTGGGCGCCGTCTTCTCCTTCTATACGTTCATGAATCCTCGATACATGTTCAAGCGGCTGGCCGGCGGCATTCACCTGGTGGCTGCGTCCACAGCTCTGGTTGTTATCCAGGTTCTTTTCTCATCCATTGACTACACAAAGGACCACCTGTTCTATGCATATCCGGATGGTGCGGAGTTAAC GTATGGATATGGCGTCTACTTGGCCTGGTTCACATTTGTGGATAACATTTTCTGCGGTCTAATGTTCCTGTGGTATTCTGGCAAGAAGAAGGGTGCCAAGGCGCCCAATGACGAGGTGGCCATGGCGGACGAGCCAACAATAATGGGCAGATAA
- the LOC4804660 gene encoding ataxin-10, with product MTLSIEMEHSNEHSETNDIVQRIVGLSLPENAEEVTGLLKSLRLLLTKSSAAQETVAKNAAFSSFIEAMAFNPQMRTELSTIHTLTLQVLANTVVNNGPAQTLVWTQHGTKITHQVCAAPLGSSNNVLLMVMYNIYLNGCGLISNDLALQTCVRLWQAINEAHCTLSFEYLHFFLENFIVSNGRVGVGCYQRLSTEERIAFLDYVTHYLRENSPNGKLAPILLQHFAKEFRLKSDCILRETIKLRHELHPREVHTLLRIIASVSGSEEYANTYVEDQSLFINVSSLLRCVVAAGKEADGGGFDKPMTKLEEVALTSGVDAEYEKKVSYELKTLLVRCSANLLYENKQNKGYCIDTQLLPTLLECTVMDARNPLMREWSILAIRNACINCPEAQQIVAGLTMQGSAPNDLLSELNLDMGALRITDRSQ from the exons atgaCTCTGTCTATCGAAATGGAGCATTCCAACGAG CACAGCGAAACCAACGATATAGTTCAACGGATTGTTGGCTTAAGCCTGCCCGAAAATGCGGAGGAGGTCACAGGCCTGCTCAAGAGCCTGCGCCTTCTGCTCACCAAAAGCAGCGCCGCTCAAGAGACTGTGGCAAAAAATGCAGCGTTTTCCAGCTTCATAGAAGCGATGGCTTTCAATCCCCAAATGCGCACCGAGCTAAGTACCATCCACACACTCACGCTGCAGGTGCTGGCCAATACTGTGGTGAACAACGGTCCTGCTCAGACACTCGTCTGGACACAGCATGGCACAAAGATAACCCATCAGGTCTGCGCCGCTCCCTTGGGAAGCTCGAACAATGTGTTGCTCATGGTCATGTACAACATTTATCTTAACGGCTGCGGCCTGATCAGTAACGACCTGGCTCTCCAGACCTGCGTCCGCTTGTGGCAGGCCATCAACGAAGCACATTGCACCTTAAGCTTTGAGTATTTGCACTTCTTTCTGGAAAACTTCATTGTGTCGAATGGGCGGGTCGGTGTGGGCTGTTATCAGCGACTGAGCACCGAGGAGCGCATAGCCTTTCTGGATTATGTGACGCACTATCTGCGCGAGAACAGTCCGAACGGGAAACTGGCTCCAATCCTGCTGCAGCACTTTGCCAAGGAGTTTCGACTGAAGTCTGACTGCATTTTGCGGGAAACGATCAAGCTGCGCCACGAACTGCATCCCAGGGAAGTCCACACGCTCCTGCGCATCATTGCCAGTGTCAGCGGCTCCGAAGAATATGCCAACACGTATGTGGAAGATCAGTCACTGTTCATAAATGTTAGCAGCTTGTTGCGCTGCGTGGTAGCGGCAGGCAAGGAGGCAGACGGTGGCGGTTTTGACAAGCCAATGACCAAGCTAGAAGAGGTGGCCCTCACCTCCGGCGTGGATGCGGAGTACGAAAAGAAGGTTTCCTACGAGCTGAAAACGCTCCTGGTACGCTGCTCGGCCAATTTGTTGTACGAGAACAAGCAGAACAAGGGCTACTGCATTGACACACAACTGCTGCCAACTCTGCTCGAGTGCACTGTGATGGATGCCCGTAATCCTT TAATGCGCGAATGGAGCATTCTGGCTATACGCAATGCCTGCATAAACTGCCCAGAGGCTCAGCAGATTGTCGCCGGTCTGACCATGCAGGGCTCGGCCCCCAATGACCTCCTCAGCGAACTCAATCTGGATATGGGCGCGTTGCGCATCACGGACAGAAGCCAATAA
- the Snx16 gene encoding uncharacterized protein Snx16, which produces MSLRALRKRESGNCGSNNYTTTTNNNNNSSVRTLFKKASTATTSPKQRSLALKSSTSNSNLDVQKLIHQRKLLGRATQSCPDLRTCVKYSANNSLLRSKSESDVGTVALAGNSGVPLTATNAKSEVCLQRISSHSYEPEQRSANRNTMMGGARSHRDLTQSSYGSSVGGHASDLEPARPPRRMSECSLGYSQTSGGGYPRRNGSMFASQMTLSSGSAAPVDPNAVLRVPIIGYEVMEERARFTVYKLRVENPESNDCWLVMRRYTDFVRLNGKLKQAYPKISLMLPRKKLFGDNFNAVFLDNRVQGLQIFVNSVMAKEELRRCKLVREFFCLDEPPSYSESMEECRAIFEAQEETITHLKMQIQNKNDLILSLQQKLREEMSEKEQLREALKNVNLNCSHCSSANDSLGLK; this is translated from the exons ATGTCCCTGCGTGCTCTTAGAAAACGAGAATCGGGAaactgtggcagcaacaactacaccaccaccaccaacaacaacaataacagctCGGTGAGAACGCTCTTTAAGAAGGCCAGCACAGCAACAACGTCACCGAAGCAGCGCTCATTAGCGCTAAAATCGTCAACTTCTAACAGCAATTTAGACGTTCAAAAACTAATCCATCAGCGTAAGCTGCTGGGCCGCGCCACCCAGTCTTGCCCCGATCTAAGGACCTGCGTCAAGTATTCTGCCAATAACAGCCTGTTGCGCAGCAAGTCGGAGAGTGATGTGGGTACAGTAGCCTTGGCTGGCAACTCTGGTGTTCCTCTGACGGCGACCAACGCAAAGTCGGAAGTGTGTCTGCAGAGAATCAGCTCGCACAGCTACGAGCCGGAGCAGCGGTCTGCAAACAGGAATACGATGATGGGCGGTGCGCGTTCGCATCGGGACCTCACCCAGTCCTCCTATGGCAGCAGCGTGGGGGGCCATGCGAGCGATCTGGAGCCTGCGAGGCCCCCACGACGCATGAGCGAGTGTAGCCTGGGATACAGTCAGACCAGTGGCGGAGGCTACCCACGACGCAACGGCTCCATGTTTGCGAGCCAAATGACTCTGTCGTCGGGCTCGGCGGCACCTGTTGATCCCAATGCAGTGCTGCGCGTGCCAATAATTGGCTACGAGGTGATGGAGGAACGTGCCCGTTTTACGGTCTACAAACTACGCGTAGAGAACCCGGAATCGAATGACTGCTGGCTGGTAATGCGACGCTACACGGACTTTGTCCGGCTAAACGGCAAGCTAAAGCAGGCCTACCCCAAGATATCGTTGATGCTGCCACGCAAGAAGCTCTTCGGGGACAATTTCAATGCCGTCTTCCTGGACAACCGAGTGCAGGGGCTCCAAATATTTGTCAACTCCGTAATGGCCAAAGAGGAGTTGCGCAGGTGCAAGCTGGTGCGAGAGTTCTTCTGCCTGGACGAGCCGCCCTCGTATTCGGAATCCATGGAGGAGTGTCGG GCAATATTCGAGGCGCAGGAGGAGACCATCACTCACCTgaagatgcagatacagaatAAAAACGATCTCATACTCAGTTTGCAGCAAAAACTCCGTGAGGAGATGAGCGAAAAGGAGCAGCTCAGGGAGGCATTAAA aAACGTCAACCTGAACTGCTCGCACTGCTCCTCGGCCAACGACAGTCTGGGCTTGAAATAA
- the Dlish gene encoding SH3 domain-containing protein Dlish gives MAFLCPVRMRRDKKKATSASIERDLPAVGGLGMGRITGSSSIETLVRVGIEKEHGLSPDSKMVVLHDFTPCVDDELEVKRGQLVNILYRENDWVYVIGQDSRQEGFIPFSYCAPCNTQLAELAVKKKLPREHCPEQPIDENMPLLGAENKLDALCDDPIPVANANGSSNNIENSLHVEPECTPFIKEPSGRCIVLYTFIARDENDLSVERGEFVTVLNREDPDWFWIMRSDGQEGFVPAGFIYPADSVRVLQQQKTPLNENNIQHHSTLNAMESILQQGQQPQPLQQQQQPQQLGLGPDDLRYHGTELVMLYDYKAQAPDDLYLSVRRGDWIYADLNNQTVDGWLWAYAPKTRKYGFIPKAYARPPAMTSL, from the exons ATGGCCTTTCTCTGCCCCGTGCGCATGCGGCGCGATAAGAAGAAAG CCACAAGTGCGAGCATTGAGAGGGACCTGCCTGCAGTGGGAGGCCTCGGCATGGGACGTATAACTGGCTCCTCCAGCATTGAGACTCTGGTACGGGTGGGCATTGAAAAGGAACATGGTCTCAG TCCAGACTCCAAAATGGTTGTGCTGCACGACTTTACGCCCTGCGTAGACGACGAACTGGAGGTGAAGCGGGGCCAGTTGGTGAACATACTGTACAGGGAAAACGACTGGGTCTATGTGATCGGTCAGGATTCGCGGCAGGAGGGCTTCATACCATTCTCCTATTGCGCCCCATGCAACACCCAGCTGGCCGAATTGGCCGTGAAGAAAAAACTCCCGCGGGAACACTGCCCGGAGCAGCCAATCGATGAGAATATGCCGCTCCTGGGCGCAGAAAACAAACTGGATGCTCTCTGCGATGACCCGATTCCTGTAGCCAACGCCAATGGTTCATCCAACAACATTGAGAATAGTTTGCACGTCGAGCCAGAATGCACGCCGTTTATAAAGGAGCCATCCGGACGGTGCATTGTCCTGTACACCTTCATAGCCCGCGATGAGAACGATTTGTCGGTGGAGCGGGGGGAATTTGTGACCGTCTTGAaccgcgaggatcccgactggtTTTGGATCATGCGCAGCGATGGCCAAGAGGGATTCGTGCCTGCCGGCTTCATCTATCCCGCCGACAGTGTGCGtgttctgcagcagcagaaaactcCGCTCAACGAGAACAACATACAGCATCATTCCACCCTGAATGCCATGGAATCCATTTTGCAGCAGGGCCAGCAGCCtcagccgctgcagcagcagcagcaaccacagcAACTAGGTCTGGGCCCGGATGACCTACGCTATCATGGCACAGAGCTGGTCATGCTCTACGACTATAAGGCGCAGGCTCCCGACGATCTTTATCTATCCGTACGTCGGGGCGATTGGATATATGCCGATCTGAACAATCAGACGGTGGATGGTTGGCTCTGGGCCTATGCGCCCAAGACGCGAAAATACGGGTTCATTCCAAAGGCCTACGCCCGCCCGCCCGCCATGACAAGTCTTTGA